A region from the Citrobacter koseri ATCC BAA-895 genome encodes:
- the sdhA gene encoding succinate dehydrogenase flavoprotein subunit, protein MKLPVREFDAVVIGAGGAGMRAALQISQSGQTCALLSKVFPTRSHTVSAQGGITVALGNTHEDNWEWHMYDTVKGSDYIGDQDAIEYMCKTGPEAILELEHMGLPFSRLDDGRIYQRPFGGQSKNFGGEQAARTAAAADRTGHALLHTLYQQNLKNHTTIFSEWYALDLVKNQDGAVVGCTALCIETGEVVYFKARATVLATGGAGRIYQSTTNAHINTGDGVGMALRAGVPVQDMEMWQFHPTGIAGAGVLVTEGCRGEGGYLLNKHGERFMERYAPNAKDLAGRDVVARSIMIEIREGRGCDGPWGPHAKLKLDHLGKEVLESRLPGILELSRTFAHVDPVKEPIPVIPTCHYMMGGIPTKVTGQALTVNEQGEDVVIPGLFAVGEIACVSVHGANRLGGNSLLDLVVFGRAAGLHLQESIAEQGALRDASESDIEASLERLNRWNNNRDGEDPVVIRKALQECMQHNFSVFREGDAMAKGLEQLKVIRERLKNARLDDTSSEFNTQRVECLELDNLMETAYATAVSANFRTESRGAHSRFDFPDRDDENWLCHSLYLPETESMTRRSVNMEPKLRPAFPPKIRTY, encoded by the coding sequence ATGAAACTGCCAGTCAGAGAATTTGATGCTGTTGTTATTGGCGCAGGCGGCGCAGGTATGCGCGCAGCGCTGCAAATTTCCCAGAGCGGCCAGACCTGTGCGCTGCTCTCCAAAGTCTTCCCAACCCGTTCCCATACCGTATCCGCACAAGGTGGCATCACCGTGGCGCTCGGTAATACCCATGAAGATAACTGGGAATGGCACATGTACGATACCGTAAAAGGGTCGGACTACATCGGCGACCAGGACGCGATTGAATATATGTGCAAAACCGGCCCGGAAGCGATTCTGGAACTGGAGCACATGGGGCTGCCTTTCTCCCGTCTTGACGATGGCCGTATCTATCAGCGTCCGTTCGGCGGCCAGTCGAAAAACTTCGGCGGCGAACAGGCGGCGCGTACCGCAGCAGCGGCTGACCGTACCGGTCACGCGCTGTTGCACACGCTGTACCAGCAGAATCTGAAAAACCACACCACCATTTTTTCTGAATGGTATGCGCTGGATCTGGTGAAAAACCAGGATGGCGCGGTAGTGGGGTGTACCGCGCTGTGTATCGAAACCGGCGAAGTGGTCTACTTCAAAGCGCGCGCAACCGTGCTGGCGACCGGCGGCGCAGGCCGTATTTACCAGTCCACCACTAACGCTCATATCAACACCGGCGACGGCGTGGGTATGGCGCTGCGTGCCGGTGTTCCGGTGCAGGATATGGAAATGTGGCAGTTCCACCCGACCGGCATTGCGGGCGCGGGCGTGCTGGTGACAGAAGGCTGCCGTGGTGAAGGCGGTTATCTGCTGAATAAACATGGCGAGCGCTTTATGGAGCGCTATGCCCCGAACGCGAAGGACCTGGCCGGTCGTGACGTGGTCGCGCGTTCTATTATGATCGAAATCCGTGAAGGTCGCGGCTGCGACGGCCCGTGGGGGCCGCACGCGAAACTGAAGCTCGACCATTTGGGTAAAGAAGTGCTCGAATCCCGTCTGCCGGGTATCCTCGAATTGTCCCGTACCTTTGCGCACGTTGACCCGGTTAAAGAGCCGATCCCGGTTATTCCAACCTGTCACTACATGATGGGCGGTATCCCGACCAAAGTGACCGGTCAGGCGCTGACCGTGAACGAGCAGGGTGAAGACGTGGTGATTCCTGGCCTGTTCGCGGTGGGTGAGATCGCCTGCGTATCCGTACATGGCGCTAACCGTCTGGGCGGCAACTCGCTGCTTGACCTGGTGGTCTTCGGACGTGCGGCCGGTCTGCATTTGCAGGAGTCCATCGCCGAGCAGGGCGCGCTGCGTGACGCCAGCGAGTCTGACATTGAGGCCTCTCTGGAACGTCTCAACCGCTGGAACAACAACCGTGACGGCGAAGATCCGGTGGTTATCCGTAAAGCGTTGCAGGAATGTATGCAGCACAACTTCTCGGTATTCCGTGAAGGCGACGCGATGGCGAAAGGGCTTGAGCAACTGAAGGTGATCCGCGAGCGTCTGAAAAACGCCCGTCTGGATGACACCTCCAGCGAGTTCAACACCCAGCGCGTCGAGTGTCTGGAGCTGGACAACCTGATGGAAACGGCTTACGCAACTGCGGTATCCGCCAACTTCCGTACCGAAAGCCGTGGCGCGCATAGCCGCTTCGACTTCCCGGACCGTGATGATGAAAACTGGCTGTGCCATTCCCTGTATCTGCCAGAGACGGAATCCATGACGCGTCGTAGCGTCAATATGGAACCGAAACTGCGCCCGGCATTCCCGCCGAAGATTCGTACTTACTAA
- the sdhD gene encoding succinate dehydrogenase membrane anchor subunit encodes MVSNASALGRNGVHDFILVRATAIVLTLYIVYMVGFFAISGELTFDVWSGFFSSAFTKVFTLLALFSILIHAWIGMWQVLTDYVKPLALRLVLQLAIVVALVVYVIYGFVVVWGV; translated from the coding sequence ATGGTAAGCAACGCCTCCGCATTAGGACGCAATGGCGTACATGACTTCATCCTGGTCCGTGCTACCGCTATCGTTCTGACCCTCTACATCGTTTATATGGTGGGCTTTTTCGCAATAAGCGGCGAGCTGACCTTTGATGTCTGGAGCGGTTTCTTCTCATCGGCATTCACCAAAGTCTTCACCCTGCTGGCACTTTTCTCCATCTTGATTCATGCCTGGATCGGCATGTGGCAGGTGTTGACCGACTACGTTAAACCTCTGGCCCTGCGCCTTGTGCTACAGCTGGCAATCGTTGTTGCGCTGGTGGTTTACGTCATTTATGGATTTGTTGTGGTGTGGGGTGTGTAA
- the sdhC gene encoding succinate dehydrogenase cytochrome b556 subunit, translating to MWALFMIRNVKKQRPVNLDLTTIRFPITAIASILHRVSGVITFVAVGILLWLLGTSLSSPEGFQQASAIMGSFFIKFIMWGILTALAYHVVVGIRHMMMDFGYLEETFEAGKRSAKISFVITVVLSLLAGVLVW from the coding sequence ATGTGGGCGTTATTCATGATAAGAAATGTGAAAAAACAAAGACCTGTCAATCTGGATCTGACAACGATCCGGTTCCCAATCACGGCGATAGCGTCCATTCTCCATCGCGTTTCTGGAGTGATCACCTTCGTGGCGGTCGGGATTCTGTTGTGGTTATTGGGCACCAGCCTCTCTTCCCCTGAAGGATTCCAGCAGGCATCCGCCATCATGGGGAGCTTCTTTATTAAATTTATTATGTGGGGCATCCTCACCGCGCTGGCGTATCACGTCGTGGTCGGTATTCGTCACATGATGATGGATTTTGGCTATCTGGAAGAAACATTCGAAGCGGGTAAACGCTCAGCCAAAATCTCTTTTGTTATCACTGTCGTGCTTTCACTTCTCGCAGGAGTCCTCGTATGGTAA
- a CDS encoding citrate synthase has protein sequence MADTKAKLTLNGDSAIELDVLKGTLGQDVIDIRSLGSKGMFTFDPGFTSTASCESKITFIDGDEGILLHRGFPIDQLATESNYLEVCYILLYGEKPTQAEYDEFKTTVTRHTMIHEQITRLFHGFRRDSHPMAVMCGVTGALAAFYHDSMDVNNPRHREIAAFRLLSKMPTMAAMCYKYSIGQPFVYPRNDLSYSGNFLNMMFSTPCENYEVNPVLERAMDRILILHADHEQNASTSTVRTAGSSGANPFACIAAGIASLWGPAHGGANEAALKMLVEISSVKHIPEFIRRAKDKNDSFRLMGFGHRVYKNYDPRATVMRETCHEVLKELGTKDDLLEVAMELEHIALNDPYFIEKKLYPNVDFYSGIILKAMGIPSSMFTVIFAMARTVGWIAHWNEMHSEGMKIARPRQLYTGYEKRDFKSDIKR, from the coding sequence ATGGCTGATACAAAAGCAAAACTCACCCTAAATGGTGACTCTGCTATTGAACTGGATGTGCTAAAGGGCACACTCGGTCAAGACGTTATTGATATTCGTAGTCTCGGCTCAAAGGGGATGTTCACTTTTGATCCAGGTTTCACCTCTACCGCATCCTGCGAATCCAAAATCACCTTCATCGACGGCGACGAAGGCATTCTGTTACATCGCGGCTTCCCGATTGACCAACTGGCTACCGAGTCTAACTATCTGGAAGTATGTTACATCCTGCTGTACGGCGAGAAACCGACCCAGGCAGAGTACGACGAGTTCAAAACCACCGTCACACGCCATACCATGATCCATGAGCAGATTACCCGTCTGTTCCACGGTTTTCGCCGCGACTCGCATCCGATGGCCGTTATGTGCGGCGTCACCGGCGCGCTGGCTGCGTTCTACCACGACTCGATGGATGTGAATAATCCGCGTCATCGTGAAATCGCCGCGTTCCGCCTGCTGTCCAAAATGCCGACAATGGCGGCAATGTGTTACAAGTATTCTATCGGTCAACCGTTCGTCTACCCGCGCAACGACCTCTCCTATTCCGGCAACTTCCTGAACATGATGTTCTCCACACCGTGCGAAAACTATGAAGTTAACCCGGTGCTGGAACGCGCAATGGACAGGATTCTGATTCTTCACGCCGATCACGAACAGAACGCATCGACGTCAACCGTCCGTACCGCAGGCTCCTCCGGCGCGAACCCGTTCGCCTGCATCGCGGCGGGCATTGCCTCCCTGTGGGGACCGGCGCATGGCGGCGCGAACGAAGCGGCGCTGAAAATGCTGGTAGAAATCAGCTCTGTTAAACACATCCCGGAATTTATTCGCCGGGCAAAAGACAAGAATGATTCTTTCCGCCTGATGGGCTTCGGTCACCGTGTTTACAAAAACTATGACCCGCGCGCTACCGTCATGCGTGAAACCTGCCACGAAGTTCTGAAAGAGCTGGGCACCAAAGATGACCTGCTGGAAGTCGCGATGGAGCTGGAACACATCGCGCTGAACGACCCGTACTTTATCGAGAAGAAACTCTACCCGAACGTAGACTTCTACTCCGGCATCATTCTGAAAGCGATGGGCATTCCGTCCTCCATGTTCACCGTGATCTTCGCGATGGCGCGTACCGTGGGCTGGATTGCACACTGGAACGAAATGCACAGCGAAGGCATGAAAATCGCCCGTCCGCGTCAGCTGTACACCGGCTACGAAAAGCGCGATTTCAAGTCTGATATTAAGCGTTAA
- the tssD gene encoding type VI secretion system tube protein TssD: MGDIIYLRITGEEQGNISAGCGTYSSTGNRWQKGHEDEIFVFSLFSALSNTGRGINLQGLRFSKLIDKSTPLFCNAITNNERLFIEIDFWRINRTGRWERYYYIQLRNASVRSIQTHVALNELDTEEIAVSYDYILCKHLIANTEFDYLAFPAEYNHLFMPQRPQPVSSPRPAAIKITPPSQHLPKITPVYAKSCLKAKGCTDAGNTEEPAKNFGQMAIFAQSSVDDCCGYTQSAEASAIPLALGGLAQVWGEWPLSGTLSATRAIPYVGALASALYISSAGEGSARVPGRDEYWYEETLRQKALTGSTATTRVRFFWGTDTHGAPQVYGVHTGEGTPYENVRVANMVWNDEHHLYEFTPAHDIDGPLITWTPENPVTGDLPNHTGSNVPPLDQPTILVTPIPDGKNEYTTPPFPVPDAADFNDYILVFPTDSGIQPIYVYLREDPRKQPGTATGYGEILPENSRWLEAASSGLGAPIPAQVADKLRGRTFRNFDHFREEFWLAVSECPELMKDFKPSNQTLIRMGLAPYPIPSEQVGGRTTFELHHLEEIQHGGEVFNMDNINITTPRLHTGIHKNANR, encoded by the coding sequence ATGGGCGATATTATTTACCTGAGAATCACAGGTGAGGAACAAGGAAACATTTCGGCGGGATGTGGAACATATTCGTCAACAGGTAATCGCTGGCAAAAAGGGCATGAAGACGAGATCTTCGTATTTTCGCTATTCAGCGCATTGAGTAATACAGGAAGAGGTATTAACCTTCAGGGACTCAGATTCAGCAAATTAATCGATAAAAGCACCCCGCTATTTTGTAATGCAATCACTAATAATGAAAGACTGTTCATTGAAATTGATTTCTGGCGAATAAACAGAACGGGCCGATGGGAACGCTATTATTATATTCAACTAAGAAATGCTTCTGTAAGAAGTATTCAAACGCATGTGGCCCTTAATGAGCTGGATACCGAAGAGATTGCGGTATCATATGATTATATTCTTTGCAAACACCTCATCGCCAATACCGAATTTGACTACCTGGCATTTCCCGCTGAATATAACCACTTGTTTATGCCGCAGCGCCCTCAACCGGTAAGTTCCCCCAGACCAGCGGCAATAAAAATCACGCCCCCCAGCCAACACCTCCCAAAAATCACACCGGTCTATGCTAAATCCTGCCTGAAAGCGAAAGGATGTACGGACGCCGGGAACACAGAAGAACCGGCAAAAAACTTCGGCCAGATGGCGATCTTTGCACAATCTTCAGTCGATGATTGTTGCGGATATACACAGTCCGCTGAAGCCTCAGCCATACCGCTGGCTCTGGGCGGACTGGCGCAGGTGTGGGGAGAGTGGCCGCTTAGCGGTACGCTCAGTGCGACAAGAGCGATACCTTATGTGGGAGCCCTGGCTTCCGCTCTGTATATTTCGTCCGCTGGCGAAGGCAGCGCGCGCGTTCCCGGGCGTGATGAATACTGGTACGAAGAGACCCTCAGACAGAAAGCGCTAACCGGAAGTACCGCCACCACCCGGGTACGCTTTTTCTGGGGTACCGACACTCACGGCGCACCGCAGGTCTATGGCGTACATACAGGGGAAGGTACCCCTTATGAAAACGTCCGCGTCGCGAACATGGTGTGGAATGATGAACATCATCTCTATGAATTTACGCCTGCTCACGACATAGACGGGCCGTTAATCACCTGGACACCGGAAAACCCCGTGACTGGTGATTTACCTAATCACACCGGAAGCAATGTTCCACCGCTTGATCAGCCAACCATTCTGGTGACACCAATCCCGGATGGCAAAAATGAGTACACCACGCCCCCGTTCCCGGTGCCGGATGCCGCCGATTTTAACGATTATATTCTGGTCTTTCCGACCGATTCAGGCATTCAGCCGATATATGTTTATCTTCGTGAAGATCCGCGCAAACAACCCGGCACGGCAACCGGTTACGGCGAAATTTTACCCGAAAATAGTCGTTGGCTTGAGGCCGCCAGTTCTGGGCTGGGAGCGCCGATACCTGCACAGGTGGCAGATAAGCTGCGAGGAAGAACGTTTCGCAACTTTGACCATTTCAGAGAAGAATTCTGGCTTGCGGTGTCGGAATGCCCTGAGCTTATGAAGGATTTTAAACCATCCAACCAAACCCTGATAAGAATGGGGTTAGCACCATATCCTATTCCTTCAGAGCAGGTAGGCGGCAGAACGACTTTTGAACTTCATCACTTAGAAGAAATCCAGCATGGCGGAGAAGTGTTTAATATGGATAATATAAACATTACCACTCCTCGCTTACATACAGGAATACATAAAAATGCTAATAGATAA
- a CDS encoding bacteriocin immunity protein: MLIDNGKKISDYTESEFIALLSNFFENKHGLNARDFGKFIDDLQLHVVKVTQHPLGNGLIFNTPNDIECSPLGIFKEIKKWRASHGLELFKDSK, translated from the coding sequence ATGCTAATAGATAATGGAAAAAAAATAAGTGATTACACTGAGTCAGAGTTCATTGCTCTACTATCTAACTTTTTTGAGAATAAACATGGGTTAAATGCCAGGGATTTTGGTAAATTTATCGATGACCTACAACTACATGTAGTCAAAGTCACCCAGCACCCACTTGGTAATGGACTGATTTTTAATACACCAAATGATATTGAATGTTCACCCTTGGGAATATTTAAGGAAATAAAAAAGTGGAGAGCATCTCATGGCTTAGAGTTATTTAAAGATTCTAAATGA
- a CDS encoding bacteriocin immunity protein — protein MFKNCLKDYTESEILAFLNEFFENSKDLKGNEANEMETNYIIFEEVYHIENMKNIYDELSTIDFTKTVSEEAIRLDEDLFQLTQNNGIAIDIGWYPSLDEKGEFLIQVISDGDWDHPMIKTSSGWDKNELIEKLNIVLEQLPFSLKS, from the coding sequence ATGTTCAAAAACTGCCTGAAAGATTACACTGAGTCTGAAATTTTGGCGTTTTTAAATGAGTTTTTTGAAAACTCTAAGGACCTTAAAGGTAATGAAGCTAACGAAATGGAAACTAATTATATTATTTTTGAGGAAGTCTATCACATTGAAAATATGAAGAATATTTACGATGAGTTATCTACTATAGATTTTACCAAAACAGTATCAGAGGAGGCTATTCGACTAGATGAAGATTTGTTTCAACTAACCCAAAATAATGGTATTGCCATAGACATCGGCTGGTATCCCTCACTTGACGAGAAAGGTGAGTTTCTTATCCAGGTTATATCGGATGGCGATTGGGATCACCCTATGATAAAAACATCCTCAGGATGGGATAAGAATGAGTTAATTGAAAAGTTAAACATAGTTTTAGAACAGTTACCTTTTTCTCTTAAAAGTTGA
- a CDS encoding bacteriocin immunity protein: MIHFKQKLEDYTESEFIKFLNEFFENPGNLKGREFESHSNRLVKHFDKIVDHPEGNGLIFYPPDDREDSPQGIIEEIKRWRKSQGLPLFKDSNNAST, translated from the coding sequence ATGATTCATTTTAAACAAAAACTCGAAGACTACACTGAATCCGAATTCATAAAATTCCTGAATGAATTTTTTGAAAACCCTGGCAATCTGAAAGGAAGAGAATTTGAATCTCACTCTAATAGGCTAGTCAAACACTTCGATAAAATCGTGGATCATCCTGAAGGGAATGGTTTGATTTTTTATCCCCCGGATGACAGGGAGGACAGCCCACAAGGCATCATTGAAGAAATTAAAAGATGGCGTAAATCCCAGGGGCTTCCACTATTTAAGGATTCTAACAATGCCTCTACCTGA
- a CDS encoding AbrB family transcriptional regulator yields MPVLQWGLLFLLSLLLSLAFLCIHLPAALLLGPMIAGIAFSLKGITLQLPRSTFLAAQAILGCMIAQNLTGSILTTLAVNWPVVLAILLVTLLSSAVVGWLLVRYSSLPGNTGAWGSSPGGAAAMVAMAQDYGADIRLVAFMQYLRVLFVAGAAVLVTRLILGDSAEAVSQQIEWFPPLSGNLWSTLLLAAVAGFAGRILRIPSGTMLAPMIVGAWLHAGGMIVIELPEWLLAIAYMAIGWRIGLGFDRQVFFMALRPLPQILASIFALMAICAAMAWGLAHYMQIDFITAWLATSPGGLDTVAVIAAGSNADMALIMAMQTLRLFSILLTGPAVARFISTYAPKQPQA; encoded by the coding sequence ATGCCGGTTTTGCAGTGGGGTTTGTTGTTCCTGCTATCACTCCTTCTTTCGCTGGCTTTTCTCTGCATCCACCTTCCGGCGGCGCTGCTGCTCGGCCCGATGATTGCCGGTATCGCATTCAGTCTGAAAGGCATTACGCTGCAACTCCCCCGCTCCACTTTTCTCGCAGCGCAGGCCATTCTCGGCTGCATGATTGCGCAAAACCTTACTGGTTCGATTCTCACCACGCTGGCGGTGAACTGGCCGGTGGTGTTAGCCATTCTGCTGGTGACGCTGCTCTCCAGCGCGGTGGTCGGCTGGCTGCTGGTGCGCTACAGCTCACTGCCGGGCAATACCGGCGCATGGGGTTCCTCCCCCGGCGGCGCGGCGGCAATGGTGGCGATGGCGCAGGACTACGGCGCGGATATCCGCCTGGTGGCGTTTATGCAGTACCTGCGGGTACTGTTTGTCGCAGGCGCCGCCGTGCTGGTCACGCGGCTGATCCTCGGCGACAGCGCAGAAGCGGTCAGCCAGCAGATTGAGTGGTTCCCGCCGCTGAGCGGCAATCTGTGGAGCACGCTGCTGCTGGCTGCGGTTGCAGGCTTCGCCGGGCGCATATTGCGCATTCCTTCCGGTACTATGCTGGCGCCGATGATCGTCGGCGCATGGCTTCATGCAGGCGGCATGATCGTGATTGAACTGCCGGAATGGCTGCTGGCGATTGCGTATATGGCCATTGGCTGGCGCATCGGATTAGGGTTCGACAGGCAGGTCTTTTTTATGGCGCTGCGTCCGCTGCCGCAGATTCTGGCCTCCATCTTTGCCCTGATGGCGATTTGCGCGGCGATGGCCTGGGGACTCGCCCACTACATGCAGATTGATTTTATCACCGCCTGGCTTGCCACCAGCCCCGGCGGGCTGGATACCGTGGCGGTGATCGCCGCCGGTAGCAACGCCGACATGGCGCTGATTATGGCGATGCAAACCCTGCGGCTGTTCAGCATTTTGTTGACCGGGCCTGCGGTTGCCCGTTTTATTTCAACCTATGCGCCGAAACAGCCGCAGGCATAA
- a CDS encoding oligogalacturonate-specific porin KdgM family protein: MQSKNMNTALLAAALVMPSASVFADNNSHSTTAPQAKEKPFTTVYFAPRTQYRTASERFLQRLMLTGVVQDPNSIFARMYWSFETDSDLGKNMEQWKSSYEEAEFNKPFPLGESDFWLEPGVVFHWESAGSRIDPYLGIGYHFDPTLGAVLRYRYNHQNHDSQTLQGDWDDSSEHRVDIYLTKYFTPDFWVQYNPTYYSKTHGDKFEYANGKNHTLQHNFVFNFHATPRFYPFFELGYLDEYKDGDDTKNEYQIRVGFKYNLN; encoded by the coding sequence ATGCAAAGTAAGAATATGAATACAGCCCTATTAGCGGCTGCACTGGTCATGCCTTCCGCCAGCGTTTTTGCGGACAATAACAGTCATTCAACGACGGCGCCACAGGCAAAAGAAAAACCGTTTACGACGGTTTATTTTGCGCCACGCACACAGTATCGCACGGCCAGCGAGCGTTTTTTACAACGACTGATGCTGACAGGCGTGGTGCAGGACCCGAACAGTATTTTCGCCCGAATGTACTGGAGTTTTGAGACGGACTCCGATCTCGGTAAAAATATGGAACAGTGGAAAAGCAGCTACGAAGAAGCGGAGTTTAACAAGCCGTTCCCGCTGGGCGAGAGCGACTTCTGGCTTGAACCTGGGGTTGTCTTTCATTGGGAGTCCGCCGGTTCGCGTATCGATCCTTACCTCGGCATTGGTTATCACTTTGACCCAACGCTGGGTGCCGTTTTACGCTATCGCTATAATCATCAAAATCACGACAGCCAGACGCTACAGGGCGACTGGGATGACTCTTCGGAACATCGCGTTGATATTTATCTGACCAAATATTTTACGCCAGATTTTTGGGTGCAATATAATCCGACATATTACAGTAAAACGCATGGCGATAAATTTGAATATGCGAATGGTAAAAACCATACGCTGCAACATAATTTTGTTTTTAACTTCCATGCAACGCCACGTTTTTATCCCTTCTTTGAATTAGGTTATCTGGATGAATATAAAGATGGCGATGACACCAAAAACGAATACCAGATCAGGGTTGGGTTTAAATATAATTTAAATTAA
- a CDS encoding glycoside hydrolase family 88 protein codes for MSATIRKETIVPVALQRGERAAIAQKIRHALPVILKAVDRNSAYFGQRFPDAACKNGIYPIIDNQEWTTSFWTGQLWLAWEWTGNAAYRALAGQHVRSFGERIAKRDHTNHHDLGFLYSLSCVAASKLTDNREAIYIAQQAAEVLMERYHDKCGIIQAWGELDNPEQQGRMIIDCNMNLPLLYQASATTGDPHYAQAAKSHIEQARRYIVREDGSTFHTYYMDVHTGEPRFGNTHQGFSDDSCWSRGQAWGVYGFLLNYLYTGDEKLLELSQTLANYFINRLPEDLVCYWDLALTDPNSERDSSASAILACALLELVKQLPATHPDRESYEALALRMIERMLDGYLNLEHKEGEGLLKHSVYYFKGNVGVNECCAWGDYFLMEAITRATSCWNSYW; via the coding sequence ATGTCTGCAACTATCCGTAAAGAAACGATTGTCCCTGTTGCGCTACAGCGCGGCGAGCGCGCTGCTATCGCGCAGAAAATTCGTCATGCGTTGCCGGTGATTTTGAAGGCTGTTGATCGTAACAGCGCTTATTTCGGCCAGCGTTTTCCCGACGCGGCATGTAAAAACGGTATCTATCCGATTATCGATAATCAGGAGTGGACGACCAGTTTCTGGACCGGGCAACTGTGGCTGGCATGGGAGTGGACAGGGAATGCCGCATATCGCGCGTTAGCCGGGCAGCATGTCCGCTCCTTTGGCGAACGTATCGCAAAGCGCGACCACACTAACCACCATGACCTCGGGTTTCTGTACAGCCTTTCCTGCGTGGCTGCCAGCAAATTGACCGATAACCGGGAGGCAATATATATCGCCCAGCAGGCGGCAGAAGTGTTGATGGAGCGCTATCACGACAAGTGCGGCATTATTCAGGCGTGGGGCGAGCTGGATAACCCGGAGCAGCAGGGGAGGATGATCATTGACTGCAATATGAATCTGCCGTTGTTGTATCAGGCCAGCGCGACAACGGGCGACCCGCACTATGCACAGGCGGCGAAAAGCCATATTGAGCAGGCGCGACGCTATATTGTGCGCGAGGACGGCTCGACGTTTCACACGTACTATATGGATGTTCACACCGGTGAGCCACGCTTTGGCAATACCCATCAGGGGTTCTCCGACGATTCCTGCTGGTCGCGTGGGCAGGCATGGGGCGTGTATGGCTTTCTGCTGAACTACCTCTATACCGGGGATGAGAAACTGCTGGAATTGAGCCAGACGCTGGCAAACTATTTTATTAACCGTTTGCCGGAAGACCTGGTCTGTTACTGGGATCTGGCGCTGACCGATCCCAACAGCGAAAGAGACAGTTCTGCCAGCGCGATTCTCGCCTGCGCCTTGCTGGAGCTGGTAAAACAGCTTCCGGCGACTCATCCCGATCGTGAAAGTTATGAGGCGCTGGCATTGCGAATGATTGAGCGGATGCTCGACGGCTATCTCAATCTGGAGCACAAAGAAGGCGAAGGATTATTAAAACATTCTGTTTATTATTTTAAAGGTAACGTCGGCGTGAATGAATGCTGTGCCTGGGGTGATTATTTCCTGATGGAGGCCATTACCCGCGCAACGTCATGCTGGAATAGTTACTGGTAA